Proteins from one Arcobacter sp. F2176 genomic window:
- a CDS encoding molybdopterin guanine dinucleotide-containing S/N-oxide reductase, with the protein MKTIDQKRRGLLKVAALFAAVPFIDTITKRGELVAGTIANFSTNLVQNGEVLTAAHWGMLKLTIKDGKVIKSQPYQKTSNIENSLQHYTDDLIYAKDRIKYPMVRKSYLKDPNNPKPELRGNDEWVKVSYEDAIKLISTELKKTRKEKGAKGVFAGSYGWKSSGNMHNSRVLLHRFMTATGGFTGTVGDYSTGASQVIMPHVLGTIEVYEQQTSWPLIIEHSKVVVIWGANPLATLKISWTSTDENGFKYFEQLKKSGKKIICIDPFKTETCEYLDAQWISPIPNTDTAMMMGMVHHLIESKKINQSFLDECTEGFDKFKEYLYGKEDKVVKDVNWASKICGVDASTIKELADLFYDNRTMLMSGWGMQRAHHGEQPHWMLVTLASVIGQIGLPGGGFGLSYHYSNGGVPTAKGPIVGGITANVKPGKYTGGASWLSNAAKYSFPVARIADALLNPGKKLQFNGKEIEYPEIDFIYWVGGNPFAHHQDTNTLIKAWKKPRTIVVNELYWTPTARMADIVMPTTTSYERNDITMTGDYSNLNIVPMKQAVKKHFEAKDDYQIFSDLSKEFGVHKEYTQNKTDIQWIEEFYNSALEQAKKMGIKMPNFREFWSKNKPLTFEAPYENTQFIRYGDFREDPILNPLGTPSGKIEIYSETIEKMNYEDCKAHPTWFEPEEWLGMKGKKAEFALISPHPSHRLHSQLNNTSLREKYAISNREPIWINTKDAKAKGIKNGDIVRVFNERGQILTGAILTDGLIEGVVRVQEGAWYDPMEKGKEGTLCKNGSANLLTKDIPTSELANGNSSNTALVNIEKYTKAAPELTIFTQPN; encoded by the coding sequence ATGAAAACTATTGATCAAAAAAGAAGAGGTTTATTAAAAGTTGCTGCATTATTTGCTGCTGTTCCATTTATTGATACTATTACTAAAAGAGGTGAACTAGTAGCGGGTACTATTGCTAATTTCTCTACAAATCTTGTACAAAATGGAGAAGTATTAACTGCCGCTCACTGGGGTATGTTAAAACTAACTATAAAAGATGGAAAAGTTATAAAATCACAACCATATCAAAAAACATCAAATATAGAAAATTCTTTACAACATTATACAGATGATTTAATTTATGCAAAAGATAGAATAAAATATCCAATGGTAAGAAAATCTTATTTAAAAGATCCAAATAATCCAAAACCTGAATTAAGAGGCAATGATGAATGGGTTAAAGTATCTTATGAAGATGCTATAAAACTTATATCTACTGAACTTAAAAAAACAAGAAAAGAAAAAGGTGCAAAGGGAGTTTTTGCAGGAAGTTATGGATGGAAAAGTAGTGGAAATATGCATAACTCAAGAGTTTTATTACATAGATTTATGACTGCAACTGGTGGTTTTACAGGAACAGTTGGTGATTATTCAACTGGTGCATCACAAGTTATCATGCCTCATGTTTTAGGGACAATTGAAGTTTATGAACAACAAACTTCTTGGCCACTTATAATTGAACATTCAAAAGTTGTAGTAATTTGGGGTGCAAATCCACTTGCTACTTTAAAAATTTCTTGGACTTCAACTGATGAGAATGGTTTCAAATATTTTGAACAATTGAAAAAATCAGGTAAAAAAATAATTTGTATAGACCCATTTAAAACAGAAACGTGTGAATATTTAGATGCACAATGGATATCTCCAATACCAAATACAGATACAGCTATGATGATGGGTATGGTTCATCATTTGATAGAATCAAAAAAAATCAATCAAAGCTTTTTAGATGAATGTACTGAAGGATTTGATAAATTTAAAGAGTATTTGTATGGTAAAGAGGATAAAGTTGTTAAAGATGTAAATTGGGCATCAAAAATTTGTGGAGTAGATGCATCTACAATCAAAGAACTTGCTGATTTATTTTATGATAATAGAACAATGCTTATGTCTGGATGGGGTATGCAACGAGCTCATCATGGTGAACAACCTCATTGGATGTTAGTAACTCTTGCTTCTGTGATAGGACAAATTGGACTTCCAGGTGGAGGATTTGGTTTATCATATCACTATTCAAATGGTGGAGTTCCAACTGCAAAAGGTCCAATTGTTGGAGGAATAACTGCTAATGTTAAACCTGGAAAATATACAGGTGGTGCTTCATGGTTATCAAATGCAGCTAAATATTCATTTCCAGTTGCTAGAATTGCAGATGCATTATTAAACCCTGGAAAAAAATTACAATTTAATGGAAAAGAAATAGAATACCCAGAAATCGATTTTATATATTGGGTTGGAGGAAATCCTTTTGCTCACCATCAAGATACAAATACATTAATTAAAGCTTGGAAAAAACCAAGAACAATTGTAGTAAATGAATTATATTGGACACCAACAGCTAGAATGGCTGATATTGTTATGCCAACAACTACAAGTTATGAGAGAAATGATATTACAATGACAGGTGATTATTCTAATTTAAATATTGTTCCTATGAAACAAGCTGTTAAAAAACACTTTGAAGCAAAAGATGATTATCAAATATTTAGTGACTTGTCAAAAGAGTTTGGAGTACATAAAGAGTATACTCAAAATAAAACAGATATCCAATGGATAGAAGAGTTTTATAATAGTGCATTAGAACAAGCAAAAAAAATGGGTATTAAAATGCCAAACTTTAGAGAATTTTGGAGCAAAAACAAACCATTAACTTTTGAAGCTCCATATGAAAATACACAATTTATAAGATATGGTGATTTTAGAGAAGATCCAATCTTAAATCCACTTGGAACTCCATCTGGAAAAATTGAGATTTATTCTGAAACAATTGAAAAAATGAATTATGAAGATTGTAAAGCTCACCCAACATGGTTTGAACCAGAAGAATGGTTGGGGATGAAAGGAAAAAAAGCAGAATTTGCACTTATTAGTCCACACCCAAGTCATAGATTACACTCTCAACTTAATAATACAAGTTTAAGAGAAAAATACGCTATATCTAATAGAGAACCAATTTGGATTAATACAAAAGATGCAAAAGCAAAAGGTATTAAAAATGGTGATATTGTAAGAGTATTTAATGAAAGAGGACAAATCTTAACAGGTGCTATTTTAACTGATGGACTAATAGAAGGAGTTGTAAGAGTTCAAGAAGGGGCTTGGTATGACCCAATGGAAAAAGGAAAAGAAGGAACACTTTGTAAAAATGGTTCTGCTAATCTTTTAACAAAAGATATCCCAACTTCAGAATTAGCTAATGGAAATAGCTCAAATACAGCTTTAGTAAATATTGAAAAATATACAAAAGCTGCTCCAGAATTAACAATCTTCACTCAACCTAACTAA
- a CDS encoding sensor histidine kinase, with product MNNLKIRQKFFILGFIALISLLLLALLSLKINKDSFTNSNNVVVNFKDTQEIQTFYIEELFLLREVTLSLVISPNDDFKKKFDGKISPIIKRLDKNFSNEIPDNKKAWEDYKKLVLKTREYSLGGFDEGAFMNTSSVERDSFYFLINKLKRIQKKNLQESEKKLSELKNDIKINNIYIILGVLIIGIFGFILNLTVILKIIKQIESVEKGLQKFFKYLTNPTAYKEQLHIDIKSKDELGLMAKAINTKVKLIKENLQDDYRLIQEATLTLDYLKEGVFGKRLEKQAKSNELNVLKNVMNEMIGNLENKILEEINHRTNQEKLMIQQSKLAAMGEMIGNIAHQWRQPLGEINAVLMEIETITRYGKLEEEHLLKSIKTCNEIAEHMSTTISDFQNFFKPSKQKDKFSVLEVCKKAVSIISASLNNNNIELIFDIQEDNKIEGYSNEFSHAILNIISNAKDALISRKIKNPKIILSIKVGKEFTVIKIEDNAGGIRLKDINLVFEPYFTTKGEKRGTGIGLYMTKVIIEDNMHGFIDVKNTKVGALFRIKVK from the coding sequence ATGAATAATTTAAAAATACGACAGAAGTTTTTTATTTTGGGCTTTATTGCTCTTATTTCATTACTACTTTTAGCTTTACTATCATTAAAAATAAATAAAGATAGTTTTACTAATTCAAATAATGTTGTAGTAAATTTTAAAGATACACAAGAGATTCAAACTTTTTATATAGAAGAACTTTTTTTATTAAGAGAAGTAACTCTATCTTTAGTAATATCTCCAAATGATGATTTTAAAAAAAAGTTTGATGGAAAAATCTCACCTATTATAAAAAGATTGGATAAAAATTTTTCAAATGAAATACCTGATAATAAAAAAGCATGGGAAGATTATAAAAAATTAGTTTTAAAAACTAGAGAATACTCTTTAGGAGGATTTGATGAGGGTGCTTTTATGAATACTTCTTCTGTTGAAAGAGATAGTTTTTATTTTTTAATTAATAAGTTAAAAAGAATTCAAAAAAAGAATTTACAAGAGTCTGAAAAGAAACTAAGTGAACTAAAAAATGATATAAAGATAAATAATATATATATTATTTTAGGTGTTTTGATTATAGGTATTTTTGGATTTATCCTTAATCTAACAGTTATTTTAAAAATAATAAAACAAATTGAAAGTGTAGAAAAAGGTTTACAGAAGTTTTTTAAATATTTAACAAATCCTACTGCGTATAAAGAGCAATTGCATATTGATATAAAAAGTAAAGATGAACTTGGATTGATGGCAAAAGCTATTAATACAAAGGTAAAATTGATTAAAGAAAATTTACAAGATGATTATAGGTTGATACAAGAAGCTACTTTAACCTTAGATTATTTAAAAGAGGGTGTATTTGGTAAAAGATTAGAAAAGCAAGCAAAATCTAATGAACTAAATGTCTTAAAAAATGTTATGAACGAAATGATAGGAAATCTAGAAAATAAAATATTAGAAGAAATCAATCATAGAACAAATCAAGAAAAACTAATGATTCAACAATCAAAACTAGCTGCAATGGGTGAGATGATAGGAAATATTGCCCACCAATGGAGGCAACCACTTGGTGAAATAAATGCAGTATTGATGGAAATAGAAACAATCACTAGGTATGGAAAATTAGAAGAAGAACATCTTTTAAAAAGTATAAAAACTTGTAATGAGATTGCAGAGCATATGTCTACTACTATAAGTGATTTTCAAAACTTTTTTAAACCCTCAAAACAAAAAGATAAATTCTCAGTATTAGAAGTGTGTAAAAAAGCTGTATCAATTATTAGTGCGTCTTTAAATAACAATAATATAGAATTGATTTTTGATATTCAAGAAGATAATAAAATAGAAGGTTATTCAAACGAATTTTCCCATGCGATATTAAATATAATTTCAAATGCAAAAGATGCACTTATCTCAAGAAAAATTAAAAATCCAAAAATAATTCTAAGCATAAAAGTTGGTAAAGAGTTTACTGTAATTAAAATAGAAGATAATGCTGGAGGAATCAGGCTTAAAGATATCAATTTAGTATTTGAGCCTTATTTTACCACTAAAGGTGAAAAAAGAGGTACTGGCATAGGTTTATATATGACAAAAGTAATTATTGAAGATAATATGCATGGATTTATAGATGTAAAAAATACAAAAGTAGGGGCACTTTTTAGAATAAAGGTAAAATAA
- a CDS encoding cytochrome C, with protein sequence MKKSFIFGIVFLTISLYASETMYTSSVKNLFETSNSNASKGRLLPTSEVKVIEKKDGKVKVEIEGFMKAGVSNALYFAKGKRILVAGLSKSGKFDIKTISTSTGKNGTQWEKVVLTAYTTDDNLTKDLNVLYEEANKIFKDNCSMCHPIHASTEFTSNQWPSMIKAMISRTAMTKEQNYLVTQFLQKHAKDMKGK encoded by the coding sequence ATGAAAAAGAGTTTTATATTTGGTATAGTTTTTTTAACTATATCCTTGTATGCAAGTGAGACAATGTATACAAGTTCTGTCAAAAATCTATTTGAAACTTCAAATAGTAATGCCTCAAAAGGGAGACTTCTTCCTACTTCAGAAGTAAAAGTAATAGAGAAAAAAGATGGCAAAGTAAAAGTTGAAATTGAAGGTTTTATGAAAGCTGGTGTTTCAAATGCACTTTATTTTGCAAAAGGTAAAAGAATCTTGGTTGCTGGACTTAGTAAAAGTGGAAAATTTGATATTAAAACGATTTCTACAAGTACAGGTAAAAATGGTACACAATGGGAGAAAGTTGTTTTAACGGCATATACAACTGATGACAATCTAACAAAAGATTTAAATGTATTATATGAAGAAGCAAACAAAATTTTCAAAGATAATTGTTCTATGTGCCATCCAATTCATGCTTCCACTGAATTTACTTCTAATCAATGGCCAAGTATGATTAAAGCTATGATTTCAAGAACTGCTATGACAAAAGAACAAAACTATTTAGTTACTCAATTTTTACAAAAACACGCAAAAGATATGAAAGGAAAATAA